From Oscillospiraceae bacterium, a single genomic window includes:
- a CDS encoding pyridoxamine 5'-phosphate oxidase family protein has translation MRRSDREVTDFNEITDILRRADTIRLGLRDEPYPYVVPLSFGLETEDGKITLHFHGAKDGLKHDLIRANPHVCVEADIFHSYAEVSGSVTTEYESVIGFGTCELVSGDEAVKGIDLLLDHCGFGGFEYDLKVLDITAVYKVTLESFTGKRRFVKTRNGV, from the coding sequence ATGAGACGTTCTGACCGCGAAGTCACAGATTTCAATGAAATAACAGACATTCTGCGCCGCGCTGACACAATCCGGCTTGGTCTTCGCGATGAGCCTTACCCCTATGTCGTGCCATTGTCGTTTGGGCTTGAAACTGAAGACGGCAAGATAACACTCCACTTCCACGGTGCGAAAGACGGTTTGAAGCACGACCTGATCCGCGCCAATCCGCATGTCTGTGTAGAGGCGGATATCTTCCACAGCTACGCCGAAGTGTCGGGAAGCGTCACGACAGAATATGAGAGTGTCATCGGGTTCGGCACATGCGAACTGGTCAGCGGCGATGAAGCCGTCAAAGGCATAGACTTGCTGCTCGACCATTGCGGCTTCGGCGGTTTTGAGTACGACCTCAAGGTTTTGGATATTACCGCCGTTTATAAGGTTACACTCGAATCATTTACGGGCAAGCGGCGGTTCGTGAAGACACGAAACGGGGTATAA